Proteins encoded together in one Colius striatus isolate bColStr4 chromosome 3, bColStr4.1.hap1, whole genome shotgun sequence window:
- the CD38 gene encoding ADP-ribosyl cyclase/cyclic ADP-ribose hydrolase 1, with translation MPTRQRTVMLVGIVVLLAALILAVVLASLLTHGKQEDSPKTLKWKDRGTTRNLQEVILGRCYNYVMARFSELGDKDCLKIWESLKKAFMYKHPCNITSEDYQPLMELASDPVPCNKSLFWSKTSDLAHRFTKSNQNFLTLEDTFLGYMADRVSWCGDPSAPGINYESCPKRSECESNPGSVFWKMASKMFAEAACGVVQVMLNGSVEAGAFRSSSIFGSIEIFNLNPDKVSAVHIWVMHDIGGPQSESCSGHSIKRLISILEERNFKITCEDNYRPAQLLQCVHNPDHADCRLCTDIMATP, from the exons ATGCCCACGCGGCAGCGCACTGTCATGCTGGTGGGCATCGTGGTCCTGCTGGCCGCCCTCATCCTCGCCGTCGTGCTGGCCTCCCTCCTGACTCACGGGAAGCAAGAGGACAGTCCGAAAACGCTGAAGTGGAAGGACAGAGGGACCACTAGGAATCTGCAAGAAGTCATCCTAGGAAGATGCTACAATTACGTCATGGCGCGGTTCTCTGAGCTGGG AGATAAGGATTGCCTAAAAATATGGGAATCATTAAAAAAGGCATTCATGTACAAGCATCCCTGTAATATTACATCAGAAGATTATCAACCTTTAATGGAGTTAGCGAGTGATCCTGTACCCTGTAACAAG TCACTGTTTTGGAGCAAGACAAGTGACCTCGCTCATCGTTTTACAAAATCCAACCAAAATTTCCTTACCTTGGAGGACACCTTCTTGGGTTATATGGCTGATCGTGTTTCATGGTGTGGAGACCCCTCTGCCCCAG GAATCAACTATGAATCTTGTCCAAAAAGAAGTGAATGTGAGAGCAACCCTGGCTCTGTATTCTGGAAAATGGCATCCAAGATG tttgcagaagcagcatgtGGTGTGGTTCAAGTGATGCTCAATGGATCAGTAGAAGCTGGtgctttcagaagcagcag CATCTTTGGAAGTATTGAGATCTTTAACCTAAATCCAGATAAAGTCTCTGCAGTACACATTTGGGTTATGCATGACATTGGTGGACCTCAAAG TGAATCCTGTTCAGGTCATTCCATAAAGAGGTTAATAAGCATCTTAGAAGAGCGAAACTTTAAGATCACCTGTGAAGACAATTACAG ACCAGCTCAGCTCCTTCAGTGTGTGCATAACCCTGACCACGCAGACTGCAGACTTTGCACCGACATCATGGCAACTCCATGA